A section of the Agarivorans litoreus genome encodes:
- a CDS encoding RHS repeat-associated core domain-containing protein, whose amino-acid sequence MDGTQKEVVTGIDGFAYDFFTGKRNVGNKPAFSDAQKAAAFLANFAGAADSNGKGLRRLYRLVTTTPAGDPHQKLITALTNGEVWFQRQAEKAIPQHSPASRPSWSSSVPNEPKAPGGRSKTQQQGKNQNSSDDVTQAVDHPDIQTCGDPIVMSSGEEVLQLDDVCLQGHRELVWQRTYRSSLSHQDVGLGLGWRSNFHYSLEQLQGEQAGWLFTDALGHQQHFPYVVVGAKSSQVKSGMVLQHQLENIVISSANGKTLQFSKQQEQWLLTKISDGVDTHYRLSYSVAPRLTQIEINHSQQLFLRYDLEGRLVELLSSKAETAQSYASYTYDEQGHLSTATNRLGQQEQYRYQQGLLIQRTRASGFSHYFSWDGREQNARCIEQWGDNEHYHYRFEYELEQGLSRSFDSYGNCWTYWHNAQGQILKKISPDGACWLFEYDELQRKISETDPNGATTRYHYNAHGQLDAELAPNQNLTRYSYNRLGFVTQVDYADGSSLKREYNSLGLLTSEVDVQGVVTEYRYDAQSRLVSKTASNQPNQQFWWNEQGLLSAKQVGDALIRYSYNAIGECNGEVDGKGWVGQYKRDERGNIVEVLSYHQDSPEQCQRRAYGYDEAGRVTKVTDSLGRSTSYEYQGLSQPAKQINPDGSWLAFCYDKERNLTAITRSDEQVYQLEYDSCERISKTIGFDGREQHYQYNLAGQLTQVAENSERLIQLKRNSLGQVTEQRSTANGITLINDFAYDLQGKLSQANNAARKLRFSYFANGQLQENWQDNWQSIYQLNSQGLRSHTQLPDGNALTYHYDEQGRLSAIWFNQQPVISRSFNTAGEEVSRELSKRHQLYHHYDAQGRLLSQQWQLEQPEQAPSCIERHYRFDAGDQLLGVSDSELGVNNYSYDALSQLTKATSHNANNQQFELDSFANPKQADMLGDKLLGDEQCSYRYDRYGNQVLASQSKVRQQRVFNGLNQLVRLSQGRDNTVYHYDALGRRSCKITAQGQTDYLWEGNQLIGEHSQGQFTWYVYEPNSHRPIAMIKQGQIYHYHLDHIGTPIRLSDEQGKIVWQAHYQAYGSIEQLSVKQIDNPLRFQGQYFDEESGLHYNFHRYYCPQQGRYIQQDPIELLGGLNLYQYTPSPTNWVDPLGLACKEGNKKIGRVRKPSKPYAPGESPLAKAGQAILDGLGALEIEALNEVLDDALDVAVEHGAQYPEGSFGRVATGIAYASLAAVMPTSALDVVPGGKAAKLRKAAKVVDTGGDAAQVTSKTRKARRPRDIAHRPADSRSPDSFADEFSSLNHQKAAAGEHNAHALLTEKGYKPLGNTDGTYTPGKQGIDGIYQHPNPPPDFVIIEAKYGKSSLGKTSDGKQMNDKWVNDKRLDNAGMTRKQRRKVLSSLRDGDGKVEKLLIRNKADGSLVVKKLDADAKIASSGLELNF is encoded by the coding sequence ATGGATGGAACCCAAAAAGAAGTAGTCACTGGAATTGACGGCTTTGCTTATGACTTTTTTACTGGCAAACGTAACGTGGGCAACAAGCCTGCCTTTAGTGATGCCCAAAAAGCAGCAGCATTTTTAGCTAACTTTGCAGGTGCTGCTGATAGCAACGGCAAAGGTTTACGCCGTTTATACCGTTTGGTCACTACTACGCCGGCTGGCGATCCGCATCAGAAATTAATTACCGCGTTAACGAATGGTGAGGTGTGGTTTCAGCGCCAAGCTGAAAAAGCTATTCCTCAACATTCTCCAGCTTCGAGGCCCTCTTGGAGTTCATCCGTCCCAAATGAACCCAAAGCTCCAGGAGGGCGCTCGAAGACCCAACAGCAAGGTAAAAACCAAAATAGCAGTGATGACGTCACTCAAGCTGTTGACCATCCCGATATTCAAACTTGCGGTGATCCCATTGTAATGAGCAGCGGTGAAGAAGTGCTGCAATTAGACGATGTGTGCTTGCAAGGTCATCGTGAGTTAGTTTGGCAGCGCACTTATCGCTCAAGTCTTTCGCATCAAGATGTGGGTTTAGGTTTAGGCTGGCGAAGTAATTTTCACTACAGTTTGGAACAGTTACAGGGTGAGCAAGCGGGTTGGTTGTTTACCGATGCACTAGGGCATCAGCAGCATTTTCCTTATGTGGTCGTTGGTGCTAAAAGTAGCCAGGTTAAATCGGGCATGGTGTTGCAACATCAGCTTGAAAACATTGTTATTAGCAGTGCCAATGGCAAAACTTTGCAGTTTTCTAAACAGCAAGAGCAGTGGCTGCTTACTAAAATAAGTGATGGTGTCGATACGCATTATCGACTTAGCTACTCCGTTGCTCCTCGCTTAACCCAGATTGAAATCAACCATAGCCAACAACTTTTCCTGCGTTATGATCTAGAAGGTCGGCTGGTTGAATTACTCAGCTCTAAAGCCGAAACAGCGCAAAGCTATGCAAGTTATACCTATGATGAACAGGGGCATTTAAGCACTGCGACCAACCGTTTGGGTCAGCAAGAACAGTATCGTTACCAGCAAGGTTTATTGATTCAACGAACCCGCGCTTCGGGGTTTTCTCATTACTTTTCTTGGGATGGCCGTGAGCAAAACGCGCGTTGTATCGAACAATGGGGCGATAACGAGCATTATCACTATAGATTTGAGTATGAGCTAGAGCAAGGCCTTAGCCGCAGTTTTGATAGTTACGGAAACTGTTGGACTTACTGGCATAACGCACAAGGTCAAATCCTTAAAAAGATTTCGCCCGACGGTGCTTGTTGGTTATTTGAATACGACGAACTACAACGCAAAATCAGTGAAACAGACCCAAATGGCGCGACAACTCGTTACCATTACAATGCGCACGGCCAGTTAGACGCTGAGCTAGCGCCAAATCAAAATCTTACTCGTTATAGCTATAATCGCTTGGGTTTTGTTACACAAGTCGACTATGCCGATGGCTCATCGCTTAAGCGTGAGTACAACAGCCTTGGTTTGTTAACTTCCGAAGTTGATGTACAAGGTGTGGTCACCGAATACCGCTACGACGCGCAAAGCCGCTTAGTGAGTAAAACTGCTAGTAACCAGCCCAATCAACAATTTTGGTGGAATGAGCAAGGCTTGTTGAGCGCCAAGCAAGTGGGTGATGCGTTAATTCGCTATAGCTATAACGCCATTGGTGAGTGCAATGGCGAAGTAGATGGAAAGGGCTGGGTTGGTCAATACAAACGCGATGAGCGTGGCAATATTGTTGAGGTCTTGTCTTATCATCAGGATTCGCCAGAGCAATGTCAGCGTAGGGCCTATGGCTATGATGAAGCAGGGCGAGTGACTAAAGTGACCGACTCGCTAGGGCGAAGTACAAGCTACGAATATCAAGGCTTGTCGCAGCCAGCTAAACAGATTAACCCCGACGGCTCATGGTTAGCTTTTTGTTACGATAAAGAGCGTAACCTTACCGCCATTACCCGCAGTGACGAGCAGGTTTATCAACTGGAATATGACAGTTGTGAACGTATTAGCAAAACCATTGGTTTTGATGGCCGCGAGCAGCATTACCAATACAACCTAGCGGGTCAGCTTACTCAAGTTGCCGAAAATAGTGAGCGGCTGATTCAGCTAAAACGCAATTCTCTAGGTCAGGTAACCGAGCAGCGCAGCACCGCTAATGGCATTACCCTGATTAACGATTTTGCTTATGACTTACAAGGTAAGTTGAGCCAAGCCAACAATGCTGCGCGCAAACTACGTTTTAGCTACTTCGCTAATGGCCAGTTGCAAGAAAACTGGCAAGACAATTGGCAATCTATTTATCAATTGAATTCACAAGGATTGCGCAGCCACACTCAGCTTCCCGACGGCAATGCCTTAACTTATCACTACGATGAACAAGGGCGTTTATCTGCGATATGGTTTAACCAGCAGCCTGTGATAAGTCGCAGCTTTAACACAGCTGGTGAAGAAGTAAGCCGCGAGCTAAGCAAGCGCCACCAACTGTATCATCACTATGATGCACAAGGCCGTTTGTTAAGCCAGCAATGGCAGTTAGAGCAACCTGAACAAGCGCCAAGCTGTATTGAGCGTCATTATCGTTTTGATGCGGGTGACCAACTTTTAGGCGTGAGTGATAGCGAGCTGGGAGTTAATAACTACAGCTATGATGCACTTAGCCAACTCACCAAGGCTACTAGCCACAATGCTAATAACCAGCAATTTGAGCTGGATAGTTTTGCCAACCCCAAACAAGCCGACATGTTAGGTGACAAGCTGCTAGGTGATGAGCAGTGTAGCTACCGTTATGACCGCTACGGTAACCAAGTACTCGCCAGCCAAAGTAAGGTGCGTCAGCAACGCGTATTTAACGGCTTAAACCAATTGGTTAGGCTTAGCCAAGGCCGTGATAACACCGTTTACCACTACGATGCTTTAGGCCGTCGCAGCTGCAAAATTACTGCCCAAGGGCAAACCGATTATTTATGGGAAGGTAATCAACTAATTGGTGAGCATAGCCAAGGCCAATTTACCTGGTATGTCTACGAGCCCAATAGCCATCGCCCCATAGCGATGATTAAACAGGGTCAGATTTATCATTACCATCTGGACCATATCGGTACCCCAATTCGCTTAAGCGACGAGCAAGGCAAGATAGTATGGCAAGCCCATTACCAAGCCTATGGTTCGATAGAGCAGCTAAGCGTTAAGCAAATAGACAACCCACTGCGCTTTCAGGGCCAATACTTTGATGAAGAAAGCGGTCTTCACTATAACTTTCACCGCTACTACTGCCCGCAGCAGGGCAGGTACATACAACAAGACCCAATTGAATTACTCGGTGGCTTAAATCTTTATCAATACACCCCAAGCCCGACAAATTGGGTAGACCCTTTAGGTTTAGCCTGTAAAGAGGGTAATAAAAAAATTGGCCGAGTACGGAAGCCTAGCAAACCTTACGCGCCAGGTGAAAGCCCCTTAGCTAAAGCAGGCCAAGCAATACTTGATGGCTTAGGTGCGCTAGAAATAGAAGCCCTAAATGAAGTATTAGATGATGCGCTCGATGTTGCCGTTGAACATGGCGCTCAATACCCAGAGGGTAGTTTCGGTAGAGTTGCCACTGGTATTGCTTATGCAAGTTTAGCCGCAGTGATGCCTACTAGTGCTTTAGATGTAGTACCCGGCGGTAAGGCCGCTAAATTGCGTAAAGCGGCTAAAGTCGTTGATACTGGTGGTGATGCAGCGCAAGTAACCAGTAAAACAAGAAAGGCTAGGCGACCAAGAGACATTGCTCATCGGCCAGCCGATAGCCGCTCACCGGATTCATTTGCCGATGAATTTAGTTCACTCAACCACCAAAAAGCGGCGGCGGGTGAGCATAATGCTCATGCCTTGCTAACCGAAAAGGGTTATAAGCCTTTAGGCAACACTGATGGTACATATACGCCGGGTAAGCAGGGCATAGATGGTATTTACCAACACCCCAACCCACCACCAGATTTTGTTATCATCGAAGCCAAGTACGGTAAGTCGAGTTTAGGTAAAACCAGTGATGGTAAACAAATGAATGATAAGTGGGTGAATGATAAACGCTTGGATAATGCAGGGATGACGAGAAAGCAGCGGCGTAAAGTTTTAAGTAGCTTGCGAGATGGTGATGGTAAGGTAGAAAAACTGTTAATTCGCAACAAAGCAGATGGCTCATTGGTTGTTAAAAAATTAGATGCTGATGCAAAGATTGCAAGTAGTGGATTAGAGTTGAATTTTTAA
- a CDS encoding PAAR domain-containing protein gives MGKPVAMLGSFHVCPKVQNKVPHVGGPVVGGNGTVTAGGMPVACVGDKLVCIGPPDTIKSGSSSVTVGGKAVARLGDSTAHGGKIVVGNPTVLIG, from the coding sequence ATGGGTAAGCCAGTAGCAATGCTTGGGTCATTTCACGTATGTCCTAAAGTGCAAAATAAAGTACCGCATGTTGGTGGCCCAGTGGTTGGCGGCAACGGTACGGTAACCGCTGGCGGAATGCCGGTTGCTTGCGTGGGCGATAAGTTGGTGTGCATTGGACCGCCAGATACGATTAAGTCGGGTTCCTCTTCGGTTACGGTTGGTGGTAAAGCAGTTGCGCGATTAGGCGATTCAACCGCCCATGGCGGCAAAATTGTAGTAGGTAACCCTACGGTGTTAATAGGCTAG
- the tssI gene encoding type VI secretion system tip protein TssI/VgrG produces MEKASQSKNIIQIETPLGKDVLHLTQFDIQEGISSPFSINVYCYTNGQIISESDVIGKPVTINLDYLKGKASVTRFFNGVVASITSLGSRVPSEAEGEKYQDYQLQIVSNLHFLKQRSNCRIFQSLSADEIVKKIFAEHGVQVKSELKGSYPTLGYKVQYNESDFAFVHRLLEEAGIFYIIEHSKAKHSVVLADALSAYREAEESKVAFTTGSLSESHVFSWSGNLNITPGIASKGGYDFIKPSAKPKGEQQNTALTKQQQNGEVFEYYAGSEFNPVLQNAANVALEAMQRDALVCRGGSTCATFSAGQYFGFKSHEDPAQVGKSYLITQLSLSVAITSQTGAAKNSGQVLHNQFSCIPADVLFRPSQTTARPVIHGAQTALVTGDPGEEIHVDKYGRIKVLFHWDREGKSDSNSSCWIRVSQNWAGSRYGAFFLPRVGQEVLVSFLEGDPDQPVITGALYNGDQMPPYGLPSKKSQSGIKTRSTKGGGESNFNEIRFDDDAGKELLYIQAEKDLQTEIKQNQTEKIGKDLSIDVAENQSEKVGKNLVIDVGKNIDLVAGSKITIKAGGASITLSSGGNIDIKGTSVSINGTSIALKAPAISLN; encoded by the coding sequence ATGGAAAAGGCAAGTCAAAGTAAGAATATCATTCAAATAGAAACACCATTGGGTAAAGATGTATTACATCTTACTCAGTTTGATATTCAGGAAGGTATATCTTCACCTTTCTCTATTAATGTTTATTGTTATACAAATGGACAGATAATATCTGAGTCCGACGTTATTGGAAAACCGGTTACCATTAATTTAGATTATCTAAAAGGTAAAGCCAGTGTTACCCGTTTTTTTAATGGCGTTGTTGCCAGTATTACTTCTCTAGGCAGTCGTGTTCCTAGTGAAGCAGAAGGCGAAAAATACCAAGATTACCAACTACAGATCGTGTCGAATTTACACTTTCTTAAGCAGCGAAGTAATTGCCGAATTTTTCAAAGCTTAAGCGCTGACGAAATCGTAAAAAAGATTTTTGCAGAACACGGCGTGCAAGTAAAAAGTGAACTTAAGGGCAGTTACCCAACTTTGGGTTACAAAGTTCAATACAACGAAAGTGACTTTGCCTTTGTGCATCGTTTGCTTGAAGAAGCAGGCATCTTTTACATTATTGAACACAGCAAGGCCAAGCACAGTGTTGTATTGGCTGATGCTTTGAGTGCCTACCGCGAAGCAGAAGAAAGCAAAGTAGCCTTTACCACCGGCTCATTGTCAGAATCTCACGTGTTCTCTTGGAGTGGTAACCTAAACATCACTCCGGGTATTGCGAGTAAAGGCGGTTACGACTTTATAAAACCAAGCGCAAAACCAAAGGGTGAACAGCAAAATACGGCGTTAACCAAACAACAGCAAAATGGCGAAGTGTTTGAGTATTATGCCGGTTCCGAATTTAACCCTGTTTTGCAAAATGCTGCCAACGTAGCTTTAGAAGCAATGCAGCGAGATGCCTTAGTGTGCCGAGGTGGCAGTACTTGCGCTACTTTTAGCGCTGGTCAGTACTTTGGTTTTAAATCACATGAAGATCCCGCTCAGGTAGGGAAAAGCTACTTAATAACTCAACTTAGTTTAAGTGTTGCCATTACCAGCCAAACTGGCGCAGCTAAAAACAGCGGCCAAGTGCTACACAATCAGTTCTCTTGCATCCCGGCTGACGTATTGTTCAGACCATCCCAAACCACGGCTCGGCCGGTGATTCATGGCGCCCAAACAGCCTTGGTGACGGGTGATCCGGGTGAAGAGATCCATGTAGATAAATATGGCCGTATTAAGGTGCTATTCCACTGGGATCGCGAAGGCAAAAGTGACAGCAACAGCTCGTGTTGGATTCGGGTTTCGCAAAACTGGGCAGGCAGCCGTTACGGCGCATTCTTCTTGCCAAGAGTGGGCCAAGAAGTACTGGTTAGCTTTTTAGAAGGCGACCCTGACCAACCGGTGATTACAGGCGCGCTATACAACGGCGACCAGATGCCACCTTATGGCTTACCCAGTAAGAAATCGCAGTCTGGAATAAAGACTCGCTCAACCAAAGGCGGTGGCGAGAGTAACTTTAACGAAATTCGTTTTGATGACGATGCTGGTAAAGAGCTGCTTTACATCCAGGCAGAGAAAGATCTGCAAACCGAAATCAAACAAAACCAAACTGAAAAAATTGGTAAAGACCTCAGCATTGACGTTGCCGAAAACCAGTCTGAGAAAGTAGGTAAGAACCTAGTAATAGATGTTGGCAAAAATATCGATTTAGTGGCTGGCAGCAAAATCACCATTAAAGCGGGTGGCGCTTCTATCACCCTTTCAAGTGGCGGCAATATTGATATCAAAGGTACCTCGGTATCGATTAACGGCACCTCTATCGCGCTTAAAGCGCCAGCTATTTCACTGAACTAA
- a CDS encoding Hcp family type VI secretion system effector, with the protein MQANTYLKYGDIKGEATAEQYKDLITLLSVDWSVAREISSHTGTAQDREASATRLCDINITKMQDKASPDLFKEATIGKGKPAVFHITKQGEKIEEIMKIELTDAMISSYSVSIQDDRPVENITISYTEMMMTVTPTDDQNNVQAPLVYGYSGVKGQQM; encoded by the coding sequence ATGCAAGCGAATACTTATTTGAAGTACGGTGATATCAAGGGTGAAGCGACAGCTGAACAGTACAAAGACTTAATTACTCTTTTGTCTGTAGACTGGTCAGTAGCACGTGAAATCTCTTCACACACTGGTACTGCTCAAGATCGTGAAGCGAGTGCAACGCGTTTATGTGACATCAACATCACTAAAATGCAAGATAAAGCTTCTCCAGATCTTTTCAAAGAAGCCACTATTGGTAAGGGTAAGCCAGCGGTTTTCCACATTACTAAGCAAGGTGAGAAAATCGAAGAAATCATGAAAATTGAACTGACTGACGCAATGATTTCTAGCTACTCAGTATCAATTCAAGATGACCGCCCAGTTGAAAACATCACTATTTCTTACACAGAAATGATGATGACTGTTACACCTACCGATGACCAAAACAATGTTCAAGCTCCGCTTGTTTACGGTTACAGCGGTGTTAAAGGCCAACAAATGTAA
- the tssH gene encoding type VI secretion system ATPase TssH has translation MSTMTLKSMVEKLSPTAKQSLEAAAALSNSRSHFSVEIQHWLLAMCEGQTEDLMLVAEHFAVDIDALTADLNRNLERAKTGNQQTPGLSPQIVSLLSAAWMAATIEYNADNIAPIHIIHALLNDDTLSFSTMHFLKQLENIDPAQLAHVWPTLNQNAEAATASQVKGSGKTPSLDQFTIDLTEQARSGKLDPILGRDEEIRQMIDILTRRRQNNPILTGEAGVGKTAVVEGLAQRIADNDVPESLQNVKIHVLDLALLQAGAGMKGEFENRLKSVISEVKSSATPIIVFIDEAHTLIGSGGQAGQNDAANLLKPALARGELRTIAATTWAEYKKYFEKDAALTRRFQVVKVEEPSEEKAIVMLRGLLPVMEKHHRVSISDQALQAAVRLSNRYINARQLPDKAVALLDTACARVAMSQAATPSQVERLQRKQQQLVAQIEQLEREQLTGSEHQELLQQLNVELADTQSAFEQAEATWRDEQGMVLQAKQHADSILNTEEETEEKAREQLVEIKASLAEVAQPMVFLEVDEVLVAEVIADWTGIPLGRMQSDEVETILSLPQKMGERIVGQDHALELISKVVQTARAQLSDERKPNGVFLLTGPSGTGKTETALTLAEQVYGSEDNLTVINMSEFKEEHKVSLLVGSPPGYVGYGEGGVLTEAVRRKPYSVVLLDEMEKAHPGVQDIFYQVFDKGTIKDGEGRDIDFKNTIIIMTSNVGTETTTGLFEDEETAPDIEGLKHALSDDLLAVFKPAFIGRLNLIPFVPLNRDTLNQIVRLQLGRVEQRFARNHQAELSFSEAVIEHLNSQSQNADVGARAIQNNIQNELLPVISNKVLEAMSQRLNIEKISVDLVEDTYCVEML, from the coding sequence ATGTCGACAATGACTTTAAAATCAATGGTTGAGAAGCTATCGCCCACAGCCAAGCAGAGCCTAGAAGCGGCCGCTGCGCTGTCTAATAGCCGCAGTCATTTTAGTGTAGAGATCCAGCATTGGTTATTAGCGATGTGCGAAGGCCAAACCGAAGATCTTATGTTGGTGGCGGAGCATTTTGCGGTAGATATTGATGCATTAACTGCCGATCTAAATCGCAATCTAGAGCGGGCTAAAACCGGTAATCAGCAAACTCCTGGTTTATCGCCGCAAATTGTCAGTTTATTGAGCGCCGCGTGGATGGCCGCCACCATTGAATACAACGCAGACAATATCGCGCCTATCCACATTATTCATGCCTTGCTAAACGACGATACTCTTAGCTTTAGCACCATGCATTTCTTGAAGCAGTTAGAAAACATCGACCCAGCTCAGCTGGCGCATGTATGGCCGACGCTTAATCAAAATGCCGAAGCTGCAACTGCAAGCCAAGTTAAAGGCTCGGGCAAAACACCAAGTTTAGATCAGTTTACTATCGACCTTACCGAGCAAGCACGCTCTGGCAAGCTTGACCCAATACTTGGTCGCGACGAAGAAATTCGCCAGATGATCGACATTTTAACCCGTCGTCGCCAAAACAACCCGATACTTACTGGCGAAGCCGGTGTAGGTAAAACTGCAGTAGTTGAAGGTTTGGCGCAGCGTATTGCTGATAATGATGTGCCCGAATCACTGCAAAACGTAAAGATTCATGTTTTAGATTTAGCCTTGCTACAAGCTGGTGCGGGCATGAAAGGTGAGTTCGAAAATCGTCTTAAGTCAGTAATCAGTGAAGTGAAGAGCTCAGCTACACCTATTATTGTGTTTATCGACGAAGCGCATACCTTAATTGGTAGCGGCGGCCAAGCTGGCCAAAATGATGCAGCCAACCTGCTTAAACCCGCGCTGGCACGTGGTGAACTGCGCACTATTGCGGCGACTACTTGGGCCGAATACAAAAAATACTTTGAGAAAGATGCAGCGTTAACGCGTCGTTTCCAAGTGGTTAAAGTAGAAGAGCCAAGCGAAGAAAAAGCCATTGTGATGTTACGTGGCTTACTACCTGTGATGGAAAAGCACCATCGCGTATCAATTAGCGACCAAGCCTTGCAAGCCGCAGTACGTTTATCTAACCGCTACATTAATGCTCGCCAGTTACCCGACAAAGCCGTTGCTTTGCTTGATACCGCATGTGCCCGCGTGGCGATGAGCCAAGCTGCTACCCCTAGCCAAGTAGAGCGTTTACAGCGTAAACAACAACAGTTGGTTGCGCAAATCGAGCAATTGGAACGCGAGCAGTTAACGGGGTCTGAACATCAAGAATTGCTGCAGCAGCTCAATGTAGAACTGGCCGATACCCAAAGTGCCTTTGAACAAGCAGAAGCTACCTGGCGGGACGAGCAGGGTATGGTGCTTCAAGCTAAGCAACATGCCGATAGCATTCTCAATACCGAGGAAGAAACCGAAGAAAAAGCTCGAGAGCAGCTGGTAGAAATTAAAGCGAGCTTGGCAGAAGTTGCCCAACCAATGGTGTTTTTAGAAGTAGACGAAGTACTAGTCGCTGAAGTTATTGCCGATTGGACTGGTATACCACTGGGTCGCATGCAATCAGACGAAGTGGAAACCATATTAAGTTTGCCGCAAAAAATGGGCGAGCGAATTGTTGGTCAAGACCACGCACTAGAACTCATTAGTAAAGTGGTTCAAACCGCGCGTGCTCAGCTAAGTGATGAGCGCAAGCCAAACGGTGTGTTTTTACTAACCGGGCCAAGTGGTACTGGTAAAACAGAAACAGCCTTAACCCTAGCCGAGCAAGTATACGGCAGCGAAGATAACTTAACGGTTATCAATATGTCGGAATTCAAAGAGGAGCATAAGGTTTCTCTGTTGGTGGGTTCACCTCCTGGTTACGTAGGCTATGGTGAAGGTGGTGTTCTTACTGAAGCCGTGCGCCGCAAGCCATACAGTGTAGTGCTGCTAGACGAAATGGAAAAAGCCCATCCGGGCGTGCAAGACATTTTTTACCAAGTGTTTGATAAAGGCACCATCAAAGATGGCGAAGGTCGAGATATCGACTTTAAAAATACCATCATCATCATGACTTCTAACGTGGGTACCGAAACCACTACTGGTTTATTTGAAGATGAAGAAACTGCTCCTGATATCGAAGGGCTAAAACACGCTCTAAGTGATGATTTGCTCGCAGTATTTAAGCCTGCCTTTATTGGTCGCCTAAACCTCATCCCATTTGTGCCACTTAACCGCGACACGCTAAATCAAATTGTGCGTTTACAGCTGGGTAGAGTTGAGCAGCGATTTGCTCGAAATCACCAAGCAGAATTGAGTTTTTCTGAAGCTGTCATCGAACACCTAAACAGCCAGTCTCAAAATGCTGATGTTGGCGCAAGGGCAATTCAAAATAATATTCAAAATGAATTGTTGCCTGTGATCTCTAATAAGGTATTAGAAGCCATGTCTCAACGTCTTAATATAGAGAAAATTAGCGTAGATTTAGTTGAAGATACTTATTGTGTCGAAATGTTGTAA
- the tssG gene encoding type VI secretion system baseplate subunit TssG, giving the protein MKLFDTLNSGSEQDFHHSVVAIQAGRGAQHNGVGSDTLPKNEALRFKVPQNLGFPGKALERVEAPVSENQPYSVFVNFFGLTGPSGVMPRHYSEWVMDRCKQKDESMRDFLDIFHHRLISLYHRAWEKYQFPLQYQRQQQTNKKDPISSALHSLSGTSNHTQQYLGGLFAQSIRSAQGLKQIVELISGCKVVINEHLGQWLSLSDEEQTSLASRVNPEGQHAQLGRSATIGSKVWDVGSALEIEIHAANAQGAQQLLPGSKTLSLLQETVAEYLPAHVRPRWSLMARYRDMPSSRLGKTGLGLGQGSALTINSKRMDEQTKIPIA; this is encoded by the coding sequence ATGAAGCTGTTTGACACCTTAAACAGTGGCAGCGAGCAAGACTTCCACCACAGCGTGGTTGCTATTCAAGCTGGCCGAGGTGCACAGCACAACGGTGTGGGTTCTGATACTTTACCCAAGAATGAGGCCTTACGTTTTAAAGTGCCGCAAAACTTAGGTTTTCCGGGTAAAGCCTTGGAGCGGGTAGAAGCGCCTGTTTCTGAAAATCAGCCTTATTCAGTGTTTGTTAACTTTTTTGGTTTAACTGGGCCAAGTGGTGTGATGCCCCGTCATTACAGTGAATGGGTAATGGATCGTTGCAAGCAGAAAGACGAGTCGATGCGAGACTTTCTGGATATTTTCCATCATCGCCTGATTTCTTTATATCACCGCGCTTGGGAAAAGTATCAGTTCCCTCTGCAGTATCAGCGTCAGCAGCAAACCAACAAGAAAGACCCTATTTCTAGTGCCTTGCACTCTTTATCTGGTACTTCAAATCATACCCAACAATACCTAGGTGGTTTGTTTGCTCAGTCTATTCGTAGTGCTCAAGGTTTAAAGCAAATTGTAGAGCTTATTTCAGGCTGCAAGGTTGTGATTAATGAGCACTTAGGGCAATGGCTATCGCTAAGCGATGAAGAGCAGACCAGCTTAGCGAGCAGGGTTAATCCAGAAGGGCAACATGCGCAACTAGGACGCAGTGCCACCATTGGCAGCAAGGTTTGGGATGTAGGGTCTGCTTTAGAAATTGAAATTCATGCAGCCAATGCACAAGGGGCTCAGCAACTTCTGCCGGGCAGTAAAACACTTTCATTATTACAAGAAACCGTCGCCGAATACTTGCCCGCGCACGTGCGTCCTCGTTGGAGCCTAATGGCCCGTTATCGAGATATGCCTAGTTCGCGTTTAGGTAAAACCGGTTTGGGCTTAGGTCAAGGTAGCGCGCTAACCATTAACAGTAAGCGAATGGACGAACAAACCAAAATCCCCATCGCGTAG